A stretch of the uncultured Desulfobacter sp. genome encodes the following:
- a CDS encoding ATP-binding protein has protein sequence MIDQSKKTAVSKDRPKQRSLAGTLTLLLTFTVTVVALTIAGILYVAVSKSEYRQLEEKADDFVSSIDDVLEIPLWNMDRENIQKIAQAYADNELFEYLEIRDNLNTSFFNYARNRDAPVIRKSGDIYHAGRLVGYIDVAFTTQGLVHRNHKILFSGLGILVIIIVSLTLVTGLFFKAVLTNLFRRLNAISDAYALGKDIMPEHEIPYREFQFLLSILGDMRDTLNMQMMEIKNAEKKYRTIFENAVEGIFQSTPDGHFIDVNPAMAQMLGYKSPQDLTQSISNIGEQLYVTPERREEFIKQIRTQKEVINFHTEFRTADGQTVWLAFYSRPVHDDNGELEYIEGMALNISEQKKAEEERKKLEAQLIHSQKLESVGRLAGGVAHDFNNMLSIISGYSDMMLQTVTPKDPNYERLIAISSAANRSAGLTGQLLAFASKQTVSPKILDLNKKVHDLMNMLKRLLREDIDLTFLPGEDIGKVNIDPTQLDQILVDLCINSRDAIDGIGQIIIKTGRIVMDETYCRQHSDAVVGDYVTLSVSDTGCGMEPAILDTIFEPFFTTKEDSEGTGLGLSTVYGIVKQNRGSIRVDSEPGKGTVFTVYLPEWRDEVPSVVNDTDTNVSFKGNETILLVEDEKALLKLSRATLEQMGYTVLAADSPNKAIRIAAEYPGEIQLLMTDVIMPEMNGLELANKLIRDHPGIRCLYVSGYTTDVFSSHGILHEGVHFLQKPFKKKDLEQMLRTILS, from the coding sequence ATGATAGATCAATCCAAAAAGACCGCCGTTTCAAAGGACAGGCCGAAACAACGGTCCCTTGCCGGTACCCTGACACTGCTTTTAACGTTTACGGTGACTGTCGTTGCACTGACCATTGCAGGCATTTTGTATGTCGCCGTTTCAAAGAGTGAATACCGGCAATTGGAAGAGAAAGCAGATGATTTTGTTTCATCAATAGATGATGTGCTTGAAATTCCTCTATGGAATATGGATCGTGAAAATATACAAAAAATTGCCCAGGCATATGCCGATAATGAGTTGTTTGAGTATCTTGAAATTCGTGATAATTTAAATACCTCATTTTTTAATTATGCCAGGAATCGAGATGCACCGGTTATTCGTAAATCCGGAGACATTTATCATGCAGGCCGGCTTGTGGGGTATATCGATGTGGCCTTTACCACCCAAGGATTGGTCCACCGCAATCATAAAATACTTTTTTCCGGCCTTGGTATACTCGTCATCATTATTGTTTCGTTGACTCTGGTAACAGGCCTGTTTTTTAAAGCTGTTTTAACAAATCTTTTTCGGCGCCTTAACGCCATATCCGATGCGTATGCGCTGGGCAAAGACATTATGCCCGAACACGAAATTCCATATCGTGAATTTCAATTCCTGCTCAGTATCCTTGGGGATATGCGCGATACGCTGAATATGCAGATGATGGAAATTAAAAATGCAGAAAAAAAATATCGAACTATTTTTGAAAACGCGGTGGAGGGTATATTTCAGTCCACCCCTGACGGCCATTTTATTGATGTCAACCCTGCAATGGCACAAATGCTTGGCTATAAATCGCCTCAGGACTTGACCCAGTCCATCTCAAATATTGGAGAACAGCTTTATGTGACCCCTGAACGCAGAGAAGAATTTATCAAGCAAATAAGAACACAAAAAGAGGTGATAAATTTTCACACTGAGTTTCGCACTGCAGACGGCCAGACGGTCTGGCTGGCATTCTACTCCCGGCCTGTTCATGATGATAACGGCGAACTTGAGTACATCGAAGGGATGGCCCTGAATATTTCCGAGCAAAAAAAAGCCGAGGAGGAACGAAAAAAATTAGAAGCGCAACTGATACATTCCCAGAAACTTGAGTCCGTAGGACGGCTTGCCGGGGGCGTTGCCCATGATTTTAACAATATGCTCAGTATCATTTCAGGCTATTCGGACATGATGCTGCAAACTGTAACGCCAAAGGACCCTAATTATGAAAGGCTGATTGCCATCAGTTCTGCTGCCAACCGGTCAGCCGGCTTAACCGGACAGCTTCTTGCCTTTGCCAGTAAGCAGACGGTTTCACCCAAGATCTTGGATTTAAATAAAAAGGTCCATGATTTGATGAATATGCTCAAACGCCTGCTCAGGGAGGATATTGATTTAACGTTTTTGCCGGGTGAAGATATCGGAAAGGTCAATATAGATCCGACTCAACTGGATCAAATATTGGTGGACTTATGTATTAACAGTAGGGATGCCATTGATGGTATTGGTCAAATTATCATCAAAACCGGGCGGATTGTTATGGATGAAACATATTGCCGGCAACATTCGGATGCTGTTGTGGGGGACTATGTCACGCTTTCGGTCTCCGACACCGGCTGCGGCATGGAACCGGCCATATTGGACACTATTTTCGAGCCTTTTTTTACAACCAAAGAGGATTCTGAGGGAACCGGCCTGGGTCTATCCACGGTATATGGTATCGTCAAGCAGAACAGGGGCAGCATCCGTGTGGATAGTGAGCCGGGCAAAGGAACGGTTTTTACGGTTTATTTGCCTGAGTGGCGAGACGAAGTCCCTTCAGTCGTAAATGATACGGATACAAACGTGTCATTTAAAGGGAATGAAACCATTCTGCTTGTGGAGGATGAGAAAGCGCTGCTTAAACTAAGCCGTGCGACACTGGAACAAATGGGGTATACGGTATTGGCTGCAGATTCTCCCAATAAAGCCATACGCATTGCAGCCGAGTACCCGGGGGAAATTCAGCTGCTCATGACGGATGTCATCATGCCCGAAATGAACGGCCTCGAACTTGCGAACAAGCTGATTCGTGATCATCCGGGCATTAGGTGCCTTTATGTATCAGGGTATACGACAGACGTTTTCTCTTCCCACGGTATCTTGCACGAGGGGGTTCATTTCCTTCAAAAGCCCTTTAAGAAAAAAGATCTGGAACAGATGCTTCGAACAATTCTATCCTGA
- a CDS encoding ATP-binding protein, whose amino-acid sequence MATISRPWQAFWIVTAVIVLTDSFFIFINYLSAWQMLAQEIERRNDALRSGFQISLISSATNMQQIATYVANDVHVPASFLKGKLAVEKEGGGPGGKDAARMRAELFDHVKPGWEKMQESYDVRQLHFHIGPGSLSFLRTHAPHKFGDRMDQVRFTVVDCNATQTPTKGFETGRVYSGIRGVVPVFATDPRTGKKIHVGALEAGTSMASIANHLSSATGYHIAVLLNRQHLEKYVWPEYLKSRLEKDRIADRLVIEEAKEQDRPILELPEIADVIFNNHPQILPKRDPPLAISSFPFKDYRQSCLPNGKPVGHVVAWHEISSELHGLKKGLLINVLYGLIVFSLVEGLLIVSWKLGIQKLEAIIRQRTQDLEESNRLLQKEISSRVEAEKKYQYIYQAAPVCISSQTTKGDTVSMNPACAQLLGYDSRKALLEAIGFNGKNLFAYPQEYANFKETLKRNRVVENFEFRTRKKGDGDIWVSVNACIREDRINPDVKWVDSFIIDVDERKKLEKLKEEVDHITRHDLKGPLTGIINIPALIRREKGLTPTQEKHLDNIKLAGFRMIEMINMSLNIIKMEMGQYQFSPFDLDFKILLQRVISELEGFSSQLDVSIRFDTKENTETPPDAFVAQGEEILCFTLFQNLLKNAIEASPENATVSICLYRTPQNIQIEIHNCGKVPDEIFSTFFDKYATFGKSGGTGLGTYSAKLFTQIHGGQIEMDSSDTSGTTITVRFPAGPL is encoded by the coding sequence ATGGCAACTATCTCTCGTCCGTGGCAGGCGTTCTGGATTGTTACTGCAGTTATCGTCCTCACGGACTCTTTTTTCATATTTATCAATTACCTGTCTGCCTGGCAAATGCTGGCCCAGGAAATTGAAAGACGCAATGATGCATTACGTTCCGGATTTCAGATCTCTCTGATCTCCAGTGCCACCAATATGCAGCAAATTGCTACATATGTTGCCAATGACGTTCATGTCCCTGCAAGTTTTCTCAAAGGAAAGCTGGCTGTGGAAAAGGAAGGGGGAGGGCCTGGCGGCAAAGATGCTGCCCGTATGCGGGCAGAACTTTTTGATCATGTTAAGCCTGGATGGGAAAAGATGCAGGAAAGTTACGATGTCAGACAACTGCATTTCCATATAGGCCCCGGATCGCTTTCTTTTCTCAGGACCCACGCCCCGCACAAATTCGGGGATCGTATGGACCAAGTCCGCTTTACGGTTGTAGACTGCAATGCAACACAGACACCCACCAAAGGTTTTGAAACCGGACGGGTCTATTCAGGCATCCGTGGCGTGGTGCCGGTATTTGCGACAGATCCCCGGACAGGGAAAAAAATTCATGTAGGTGCTCTGGAAGCCGGGACCTCAATGGCATCTATTGCTAACCATCTAAGCTCTGCCACAGGATATCACATTGCGGTGTTGCTCAATCGGCAACATCTGGAAAAATATGTCTGGCCGGAATACTTAAAATCACGACTGGAAAAAGACCGCATTGCCGACAGGCTTGTGATTGAGGAGGCAAAAGAACAAGACCGGCCAATTTTAGAACTACCTGAAATAGCGGATGTTATTTTCAATAATCATCCACAAATCCTGCCCAAAAGGGATCCCCCTCTTGCGATCAGTTCTTTTCCTTTTAAGGATTATCGCCAATCCTGTCTTCCAAACGGAAAACCCGTCGGACATGTTGTGGCTTGGCATGAAATTTCTTCGGAGCTCCATGGCCTTAAAAAAGGCCTGTTAATAAACGTGCTGTATGGTCTTATTGTTTTTTCTCTGGTGGAAGGCCTTCTTATCGTCTCCTGGAAATTGGGCATTCAAAAACTTGAAGCAATTATTCGGCAAAGAACCCAGGATCTTGAAGAGAGCAACCGTTTGCTTCAAAAGGAGATCAGCTCCAGGGTCGAGGCGGAAAAAAAATACCAGTATATATACCAGGCGGCACCGGTGTGCATTTCCAGTCAGACGACAAAAGGCGATACCGTGTCCATGAACCCGGCATGTGCACAACTCCTTGGATATGATTCCCGGAAAGCGCTCTTGGAGGCCATCGGCTTTAATGGAAAAAATCTGTTTGCATATCCCCAAGAATACGCAAATTTTAAAGAAACCCTGAAACGAAACCGGGTGGTGGAAAATTTTGAATTCAGAACCAGGAAAAAGGGAGATGGCGACATCTGGGTCAGTGTCAATGCCTGCATAAGAGAGGATCGGATCAACCCGGATGTCAAATGGGTTGACAGTTTTATCATTGATGTGGATGAACGTAAAAAACTTGAAAAATTAAAAGAAGAGGTAGACCACATCACCCGGCATGATCTTAAAGGACCATTGACCGGAATTATCAATATTCCTGCACTGATCCGCAGGGAAAAAGGATTGACCCCAACCCAGGAAAAGCACCTGGACAATATCAAGCTTGCCGGATTCAGAATGATTGAAATGATAAATATGTCATTGAATATTATCAAGATGGAGATGGGACAGTATCAGTTCTCGCCATTTGATCTGGATTTTAAAATTTTACTTCAAAGGGTTATCTCTGAACTTGAAGGTTTTTCGTCACAACTGGATGTGAGTATCCGTTTTGACACCAAAGAAAATACCGAAACCCCACCCGATGCTTTTGTGGCACAGGGCGAAGAGATCCTTTGCTTCACCTTATTTCAAAATTTATTAAAAAACGCCATAGAAGCCAGCCCCGAAAATGCAACGGTCTCAATTTGCTTATACCGGACGCCGCAAAATATTCAAATCGAAATCCATAACTGTGGAAAGGTGCCGGATGAAATTTTTTCCACCTTTTTTGATAAATATGCCACCTTCGGTAAATCCGGGGGAACCGGGCTCGGCACCTATTCCGCCAAACTTTTTACCCAGATCCATGGCGGGCAGATAGAGATGGACTCAAGCGATACCTCCGGCACAACAATTACCGTACGTTTTCCTGCCGGCCCCCTATAA